The following DNA comes from Nocardioides panzhihuensis.
TGGTCGATGTCTTCGAGCGTGCCTGGGAACGAGGGCGGCCGTTCGGACACGGCGACCCGTCCACCCTGAAAGACATCGCCAGCGAGCAGCGGTCGATGACCCTCAGAATGCTGGTCGAAGGGCACTCGGACCCAGCCGCATCAAAGCGACTGGGCGTCAGCCCGAGAACCTACGCCGGCTACGTCGCCGACCTCAAAGAGGAGTTCGGCGTCGATACCCGCTTTCAACTCGGCTACGAGATCGGGCGAAGCGGGTCGAGCGCAATCGATGACAGCTGATGCTGGGGCGGTCAGCCCCAGGTGATGTCCTTCGCCTGGGTCTTGGAGGCTGTGACGCCGGTGAAACCCCAGGTGATGTCCTGCGCCTGGACCGTCTCTCCCTGATCAGCACCGACTCCCCAGGTGATGTCTGCCTGGGTCTGGCCTGCTGGGAACAGCGTGACCACAACCGTCGCCGCCGAGGCCAGCGCGATAGCCGCCGCAGTGCGTACGAGCTTCATGTTCTTACCTTCCTGGTCTCGAGGCCGATGCCGGTGCCGAGAGGCCTACGGAATGATTATTGTGCAGGTTGGGTACTTTCGGGTAACCCATGTTCCGGCGTGCGGACTTTCGCAGTGCGCAAAAATGCAGGTCAGAACGGAGTTTGGCCCCCTTCTGAAGGGGGCCAAACTCGTTGAAACTGGCGGAGGCGGAGGGATTTGAACCCTCGATGGGGTTTAAGCCCCAAACTCGATTAGCAGTCGAGCGCCATAGACCGGACTAGGCGACGCCTCCATACCGCGCGATCAGGCTAGCAACACCTGAGCGCCTGGGACCAATCAGGAGGCGTCGGAGGGCCCTGAGTTGGTGTCGAGGGGCTTGATCGTGGCCTTCAGGTAGCCCTGGATCTCGCGCACGAACTGCTCCCGATCGATGCCGATGATGGTCACGGGGATGGTGGTCGCGCCACCCTTCTTGAGCCGGAGCTCCAGACACGGCGAACCGGCGGGCATCGTGGTCACCGCCTCCTGGATGTCGGCCCAGCGAGCCTCGCGGACTCCGGCCCCACGCACGAACGCGACTCGGTAGCCCTGGGCACTGGCGCGCAGGACGTACGCCTTGTTGCGGAGCCACCAGCCGAAACCGATCACTGCGACGATGCCGAGGACCAGCGGGACGAAGAGCCACGCGAAGTCGATACGTGCCGCGATCACGACAGCCGTGCCGGCGAAGACCAGCAGCGCCAGACCGACCACGGCAGCGCCGAGAAGGCGGGCCTGCACGGTGGGAGCAAGGCGGTAGTAGGTGAGCTCAGCAGATGACACGCCCCCATTGTGGCCGACACGGAGTCCCAGGGCCGCATCGGCTTGCTCCCTGACGTGACCTAGGTCACACTTTACTCATGACAGGTGTGCTTCCCAATATGTCGGATGCTCTTCGGGCCCTGGATACCGCGATCGCTGCTCCTCGCCCCGGTGCCAACGTAGGCCTATGGCGATGGTCGGTGCGTCAACGCCTCGCAGGGGTACGCGAGGCGCTGATGGTCCTCGACACCGGCCAGGAGTGGCGTGCCCTCAGCGATGTCAACGCGCTCCGCGACCGGGGCACGCTGCTGAGCCGGCTCGCCGTCCTCGCCGACGACGTGCTCGACCGCGCCGACATCGAGGATCTGCTCCTCGAGCTGCGGCGGTTGATGATCGATGTGGATCGACACCTGCAGGAGGTCTAGCCTCGCTCGTTTTCACTGGCAGACGGGGCGGGATTCGAACCCGCGGTAGGTCTCCCTACGACCGCTTTCAAGGCGGTTCCGATCGGCCACTCCGGCACCCGTCCATGCGCCCGTAGGCGCGGGAACTGAGTCTAGTAGCCCAGAGCCTCAGGCGCTCAACTCGACGAGGATGTCGCCCTCCTGGACGACATCTCCGGTGGCGACCTTGACCGCCACCACGGTGCCCGGCGTCTCGGCGAGCACCGGGATCTCCATCTTCATCGACTCCAGGAGCATGACGGTGTCCCCAACAGCGACCTTGTCTCCGGGCTGCACTCCGACACTCATGACGTTCGCGACCATCTCGGCAGCGATCGTGGTGGGGGTTCTGCGGTTCATAGCCCGAACCTACGGGTTACCCGAAGGTAGCCCCAGCCAAGAGGCGCCTCAGAGCAGCGCGTGGGTGCGGCCGGGCTCCGGCCGTACGGCGCTGGCCTCGTCGGCCTCACGCGCCGCCCTGCGGCCGCCGCCGGATTGCGTCGAGCCGGTGAGGGCGAGGTCGATGCGGATGATGATGAAGGCGATCGCCAGACCGATGACGATGCTGTAGACGATCGAGAGCGCCGCCTCCGCGAGCCCGACGTCGGGGTTGAGGAAGGTGCTGGCGACCGGCGCGGTGAGCGCGACACCGAAGAGGCAGACCCACCAGCCCTGGCGGCGGCGAGCACGCATGTGGGTGCCCCAGATCAGGGCGGGGACCCCGAAGAGCGCCTGGATCGGGTGCGGGTAGCCACCGAGGTGGATGCGGCACCAGCGCTGCATGTCGTCGATCGAGTCGATCAGGTCGGTGCTGCCGTAGCGGCGCAGCATCTCGGCGTAGATCAGCGTGAGCGCGAGCATCAAGCCGCCGATCCCGACGACGATCGCGCCGCGCCGACCGAGGCCGTGCAAGCCGGCACCGAGGCGGTAGACCGCGAAGAAGGCGATCGCGAGCGAGCAGGCGAGCGTTGCGTACTCGAATCGGGAGACCGTCACGACCGGCTGGAAGCCGAGCGCGGCGAAGCTTCCGAGCGCGGCGATGCCGACGGCGATGAACGCCTCTCGGATCGTCTTCGGGAAGCGACGCGACGGGACCGTGCTCATCACCGCGAGGACCGCTGCGACCGACGCGACCAGAACCGCCGCCCCGGTGCGCAGCGCCTCGTTGTCCACGAGCACCACGACGAGCCCGGCAACCCCAGCCAGCGCGCCGAAGATCAGCGGCCGGCCGCCGGTGCGGTGGGCCAGCGCGAAGGTGAAGGCGGTGCCGACGACGGCGGCGCCGAGGCCGCCGAGGATCTGCGGGCCCAGGTCGAAGGCGCTGACCGCCAGGCCGAGCAGGCCGACGGCGAGCGCGACCAGCCAGATCGCCCGGACGGTGCCGGCGGTCAGGCTCTCGATGATGCCGAGGCCGGCGCGGGCGGCACCGGCTCCGGGGACGCGCGGCTGGGCCAGGAACGAGGTCACCTTGGCCGCCGTGGCAGGGCGATCGGTCGGCTCCGGCTCGTAGGGAGCAGCCGGACCGCGGACCGGCTCGAGGTGGCCGGACTGGTAGGGATCGGACTGGTACGGGGCAGCCTGGTAGGGGTCAGCCGGATAGGCGGGCTGCTGAACGTGGGACGGCGTCTGCGGCGTCTGCGGCGCCTGCGCCAGTCCGGTCATCCCGACATAGGTCCCCGTGGTGGAGTACGCCGGCGTCTGCCGTGCGCTCGGCGGGGGCGCGGACGGCCCGCTCAGCGCGGGCTCAGGCTCCGTGCGGAACCCGGGCGCCGGGTAGCCGCCATAGGGGTCCTCCTCCGGCTCCGTCCGCGCAGCACGTTTGCCGGTGTAGCCGCTCGGCTCGTCCGGCTGCTCCGTCTCGGCGCGGCCGGCGATCCGTCGGCCACCACCCGTGGGAGGAGCCTCCGGGGACGTCTGACGCTCGTCGTACCACGTCTCGTCGGTCCAGCCGTTCGTGCTCCAGCTCTGACCGTTGCTCTGCGATTCGAAGGGCTGACCGGTGCCCGGGCTGGGCTCCTGATAGCCGGACCAGTCGTCGTCCGCCCACTGTCCATACGCCAGCGCCTCGCTCGAGGTGGGCTCGACATAAGCGGGTGTGGGCTCGCTGCGACCGGCTGCACGACGGCCACGCTTGCTCTTGTCAGCGCGACGGCGGGGGGCTCGGTCCATAACAGTCGAGGATACCGGGGAAGGGGTGAACCTAACGAGTCATCGATATCCGTTTACCGCTGTGACGGGGACTTGTTGACCAGGGTCACATTCTGCGGTTGACCAGGGACGGGTTGGTCCGTCGAGCCTCGTCGAGAACGGCCCGGTCGATCGTCGCGGAGATGATCTCGTCGCCGTCTCCGGCCTCGGCCAGCACGTCCCCGAGCGGGTCGACGATCAGCGAGTGTCCGCTGTAGCGCGGCGCGGACTGGGCGGCGGCCGCGATGAAGACGGTGTTCTCGATCGCGCGTGCGCGTAGGAGGGTGCGCCAGTGGTCGACCTTGCGCGGCCCGGCCACCCACGCCGCCGGCAGGACGATCAGCTCGGCGCCCTGCTCGACCAGCCGTCGGGCGAGCTCGGGAAAGCGCAGGTCGTAACAGGTCATCAGGCCGGTCGGCACCCCGCCGACATCGACCATCACCGGCTCGGTCGCACCCGCGACCAGCGCGTCGGACTCCTTGTAGCCGAAGGAGTCGTAGAGATGGATCTTCCGGTACGCCGCCTCCGCCCCGCCCCGCACCAACAACGTGTTGAACGGCCTGCCGTCGGGGTCGCCGCTGGCCTCGAGCATCCCGGCCACAAGGGTGCTCCCGCGCTTCTCCGCCACCCGGGACAGCTCAGTCCCGAAGGGCCCGTCAGGCTCTTCGGCGTACGGGCTCAGGTCAGACCCCGGCTTGCCGAAGTCGCGGGCGAAGACCTCCGGGAAGACGACCAGGTCGCTGCCCTCCGGGGCGAGCTCGTCGAGGAGTGCCCGGTTGGCGTCGGGCTCGAGGCCCGAGGCGTGCTGCACGAGACTGATCCGGAGGCTGTTCCAGGTGGTCATATCTCCAGACTAGAGTCGCCCTGTGAGCGAGCGCCTGCGAGTGAGCCGTCGAATCTGCACGCCGACGCGTCCGTATTCTGGCGCTTGCGCAACGGAGGTGGTGGCGTGACTGCCTGGGACGAATGGGAGCCGTACGCCGCCGTGCTGCTCGCCGGCGGACGTAGCTCTCGCCTCGACGGAGTCGACAAGTCCGGGATCGAGCTCGGTGGACGCACGATGCTGGCCTGGGCGCTGGACGCCGTCGTCGACGCGACCGAGGTCGTCGTCGTGGGCGACCCGGTGAGGACCGAGCGTCCGGTGACCTTCGTCCGCGAGGATCCCCGGTTCGGCGGCCCGGTCGCCGCCCTGCTGACCGGCGTCGACGCGCTCCTG
Coding sequences within:
- a CDS encoding biotin/lipoyl-binding carrier protein, with the translated sequence MNRRTPTTIAAEMVANVMSVGVQPGDKVAVGDTVMLLESMKMEIPVLAETPGTVVAVKVATGDVVQEGDILVELSA
- a CDS encoding carbon-nitrogen hydrolase family protein, with amino-acid sequence MTTWNSLRISLVQHASGLEPDANRALLDELAPEGSDLVVFPEVFARDFGKPGSDLSPYAEEPDGPFGTELSRVAEKRGSTLVAGMLEASGDPDGRPFNTLLVRGGAEAAYRKIHLYDSFGYKESDALVAGATEPVMVDVGGVPTGLMTCYDLRFPELARRLVEQGAELIVLPAAWVAGPRKVDHWRTLLRARAIENTVFIAAAAQSAPRYSGHSLIVDPLGDVLAEAGDGDEIISATIDRAVLDEARRTNPSLVNRRM